In the Desulfosporosinus acidiphilus SJ4 genome, AAGACTGATCCTCTATTTTAATCAGAATGTACATTTATTTGGGATCACTAAAAATACTACCTACTATATTAAATTCTACAGCTTCCCTGCATATCCTTTATAAGTCCCTGGCAAATTCCAAAATAAAGCAAATAAGGACAAAAGTCCTATTCAGAGACCCATCCTTAATGCAATTGAACTCTCCCCCGACAAACCTGAAGGCACTCAGAGCATCCCCGTATAGCCTTTGGGAAACAACGCATTTTATGAAACCTGTTATTCTGAAATGCTTTTGCCGGGCATGCATCAATACACAGTGTGCAGTTGTCACAAGACTCATTGATCAAACCTGAGTTCCCTGTAAGACTGACTTGCAAGGGCGCGTTTGTAAAAACCGCTGCAAATAAAAGTCTTGAACCATAGTTTGTGTTTGTGACCAGACCGTTTTTCCCCCAGTTTCCCAATCCCGCAGCAACTGCCAAGGGTCGAAAATCCCCGAATACCGAAAGCGGGGTTTTAAGGTCTGCGGAATACCCCTCACTGCGTAAAACCTGAGTAACATCCCTTAGCAGTTTCCAGCTCGTCCATACCTCTTCTCCGAACCTTTTCGTAATGTAAAAAGGGTGATTCAAAATCCATTGATCTGA is a window encoding:
- a CDS encoding 4Fe-4S ferredoxin encodes the protein MENTAEIQNHLTNKILQQGALVVGYTIIRQKEPVIVIGFPFSDQWILNHPFYITKRFGEEVWTSWKLLRDVTQVLRSEGYSADLKTPLSVFGDFRPLAVAAGLGNWGKNGLVTNTNYGSRLLFAAVFTNAPLQVSLTGNSGLINESCDNCTLCIDACPAKAFQNNRFHKMRCFPKAIRGCSECLQVCRGRVQLH